The nucleotide window GGCTGGTTGATCACTCGCACCCGTCTGGGTCTCGCTTATCAGCCTGCCTCGTGGCTGAAGCTGTATGCGCAAGGCCAGGACTCGCGCGAGTTCTTCTCCGGCCGTCCGCACGACACGCTCAATGGCGCGAATGGCGACGATACATTCGATCTCCGCCAGTTGTATCTCCAGCTCGGCGACCTGAAGGACATCCCGCTGCAGCTCACACTGGGCCGCCAGCCGCTGGACTTCGGATCGCGCCGCATCCTCGCAGACAGCAACTGGAGCAACTACGGCCGCACCTTCGATGCCGCACGCGTGACGTGGAAGGTGAACAAGGACTGGCAGATCGATGCCTTCGCCGGTCATGTCGTGGTGATCGAAGAGGATCAATTCAACGACTCCGATCACAACGCGGACCTCATCGGCCTCTACGCCTCCGGCAAGATCCCTTGTGGCCAGACCCTCGACTTCTACGCCATCCATCTGGACAGCGAGCACAGCACCGTGGCTCCCGTGAAGGGGGACTTCTGGACGTTCGGCTCGCGCCTGTTCAAGAAGGCGGGCAAGGATTCGCCATGGGACTGGGAACTCGAAGCCGCATTCCAGACCGGCCACGTGTTGTCCGGTGCGAAGGAGCTCGACCTCCTCTCCTTCGGCGGACAGGCCACGCTCGGCTACACGTTCAACGACGCGCCATGGACCCCACGCCTCAGCGTGAACTACAGCTACGCCAGCGGTGACGACGACCGCACCGATGGCGACCAGCACCGTTTCCTGCCGGTCTATCCCTCCACGCACAACATGAACGGCCTGCTCGACTCCGTCGGCTGGGCGAACATTCATGATCCCTACGTGGAGCTGACCGTCACTCCGGCGAAGGACTGGAAGGTGGGCCTGCAGGCACACGCCTTCTTCCGCGCGGAGACCGCGGACTTCGTCTATCGTGCGAATGGCTCGTCCACACTCCGCACTCCCGCAGGCTACAATGGCGACCGCTTCATCGGCACAGAAGTCGATCTCTACGTCCAGACCAACCTCACCAAGAACCTCGAACTCCTGTCCGGCACCGGCGCGCTGTTCGCTGGCGATTACCTCGACAGCACCGGCACCGACGACACCGCCAGGACCGCCTATCTCCAACTCACCTACAAATACTGATCCCTCATGAAACCCCTCCGCATCACCGCACTCCTCACGCTTGCCGCCGCATCGCTCCTGGCGACGGCTTGCAAGAAAAGCCACAACACCGCAGGCAGTTCCGGCGGCGTCTCGCTATTGAACGTCTCCTACGATCCGACCCGCGAGCTCTACGTCGAGTTCAATGCCGCATTCGCCAAGCACTGGAAGGAAAAGACCGGCCAGGATCTCAAGGTGGAGCAATCCCACGGCGGCTCCGGCAAGCAGGCCCGCGCCGTCATCGACGGCCTCTCCGCGGATGTCGTCACACTGGCGCTCGCAGGTGACATCGACGCCGTGGCGAAGTCCGGTGCCCTGCCCGCCGATTGGGAAGGCAAGCTCCCGGACCACAGCTCACCCTACACCTCCACGATCGTCTTCGTCGTCCGCAAGGGCAACCCGAAGGGCATCAAGAATTGGGACGATCTCGTGAAGCCCGGCATCGGCGTCATCACCCCGAATCCGAAGACCTCCGGTGGTGCCCGCTGGAACTACCTCGCCGCCTGGGCGTGGGCGTCCAAGGAATATGGTGGCGATGAAGCGAAGGTGAAGGACTACATCACCAAGCTCTTCAAGAACGTTCCCGTTCTGGACAGCGGTGCCCGTGGTTCCACCACCAGCTTCGCCCAACGCGGTCTCGGTGACGTGCTGCTGGCCTGGGAGAATGAAATCGCCCTGCTGCAGAAGGAGTTTCCGGGCCAGACCGAGGTCGTCTATCCCAGCCTGAGCATCATCGCCGAGCCTCCGGTGGCGGTGGTGGAGAAAAACGCGGCCGCCCACGGCACCACCGAAGTGGCCACCGAGTATCTCAAGTATCTCTACACCCCGGAAGGCCAGGAAATCGCGGCGAAAAACTTCTACCGCCCGCGTGACGCGAAGGTGGCCGACAAATACGCCAAGAACTTCCCCGCCCTCACTCTCGTGAACATCCGCGACGATTTCGGCGGTTGGGAAAGAGCCCAAAAGACCCACTTTGCCGACGGCGGCACTTTCGACCAGTTGTACGGCAAATAAGTTGCCATCCCCGGTTTGTCTGACCATGCCCGGCTGGGATATTCCCGACCGGGCATGTGCCGTGCTCCGGCCTGTCTCCAATTCGCTGTTTTCAAATCCCTGAAATCCTCCAAGGCTCACGCATGTCCCGCCGCCGCATCATTCCGGGCTTCGGCCTCTCGCTCGGCTACACTCTCACCTACCTCAGTGTGATCATCCTGATCCCGCTGGTGGCTCTCTTCATGAAGGCCAGCCAGATGGGATGGGCGGATTCCGTCAAGCTGTTGAAGTCGCCCGGCATCGTCGCCGCGGCGAAGCTCAGCTTCGGTGCCTCCGCGATCGCCGCGTTGTGCAGTTCCGTGCTGGGGCTGTTGATCGCGTGGGTACTGGTCCGCTACCGCTTCCCGGGCCGCAAGTTTTTCGATGCAATGGTGGACCTGCCGTTCGCCCTGCCGACCGCCGTGGCGGGCATCACCCTGTCCCAAATCTACTCGACCAAGGGCTGGGTGGGCAAATACCTCGCCCAAGGCGCGCAGTGGGTGAAGGAACACCACGCGCCCGGCGGTTGGATCGGCGGATGGGTGGACACCATCTCCCAGCGCGGCGCGGCCTATAGTTCCATCGGTGTGTTCATCGCCCTGTTCTTCATCGGCCTGCCTTTCGTGGTGCGCACGGTGCAGCCGGTGATGGAGGATCTTTCCAAGGATACGGAGGAAGCAGCGGCCACACTCGGAGCCGGACGCTGGACCGTTTTCTGGCGCGTCATCTTCCCATCGATCCTGCCCGCGCTGATCACCGGGTTCACCCTGGCCTTCGCACGCGCGGTCGGTGAATACGGCTCCGTGATCTTCATCTCCGGAAACCTGCCGCTGAAGACCGAGATCCTGCCCTCGCTGATCATCTCGCAGCTCGAGCAGTTCAAGTATGAGTCCGCCGCCGTGATCGCCGCCGCGATGCTGGTCGTGTCCTTCGTCCTCCTCTTCCTCATCAATCTCCTCCAGCGCCGTCTCAACTGGCGCACCCGCTGACCATGGCCTCCCACAAGAACGTCACGACCGAATCCCTCGGAGTGAAAATCCTGCTGATCGGCGCGGCCTGCACCGTGCTGACCTTCTTCCTGCTGATGCCGCTCATCGCGGTGTTCCTGGAAGCATTCCGCCAGGGGGCCGAAGTCTTCGTCAAGGCCCTCACCGAACCTGCGGCGATGTCCGCGATCAAGCTCACGCTGCTCACCGCCGCGATCACGGTGCCGTTCAATGCCGTGTTCGGCCTCGCCGCCGCGTGGCTGGTGACGAAGTTCCGCTTCCCCGGCCGCTCCATCCTCGTCTCGCTGATCGACCTGCCCTTTGCCGTCTCCCCGGTCATCGCCGGTCTGGTGTGGATGCTGATCTTCGGCTCGAAGGGCTGGTTCGGCCCATGGCTGGATGCCCATGACATGCAGGTGGTCTTCGATACGCCCGGCATCATCATCGCCACCATCTTCGTCACTTTCCCCTTCGTCGCCCGCGAGTTGATCCCGCTGATGGAAACGCAGGGCACGGATGAAGAGGAAGCCGCGGTGACTCTCGGCGCGCATGGCTGGCAGATTTTCCGCCGCGTGACGCTGCCGAACATCAAGTGGGGCCTGCTCTACGGCATCCTGCTCTGCAACGCCCGCGCGATGGGTGAGTTCGGCGCCGTGTCCGTGGTCTCCGGCCACATCCGCGGCAAGACCAACACCCTGCCGCTGCAGGTGGAGGTGCTCTACAACGAGTATCAATCGAGCGCGGCCTTCGCCTGCGCCTCGCTGCTCGCCCTGCTCGCGCTCGTCACCCTCATCGTCAAGGACGTCATCGAACGTTACGCCGGCCACGCCGGTTCCAAAGGCCACTGAACCCCATCACCACATCCGGCTCTTCATTCAGTGCTTCGGATCTAGTGCTTAGAATTTTCCATCCATGTCCATTTCCATCCGCAACATCAACAAGACCTTCGGCAAGTACAAGGCGCTCGACAACGTCTCGCTCGAAGTTCCCAACGGCTCGCTGACCGCGCTGCTCGGACCCTCCGGTTCCGGCAAGACCACGCTGCTCCGCATCGTCGCCGGTCTGGAGTTCGCCGATGAATCCAAGAACAGCGCGATCCACTTCCACGGTGAGGACGTGACCAACGTCCACGCGGGCAAGCGCGGTGTCGGCTTCGTGTTCCAACACTACGCCTTGTTCCGCCACATGACCATCGCGGAGAACATCGGCTTCGGTCTTTCGGTGCTGCCATCGAAGCAGCGCCCCTCCTCCACGGAGATCCGCAACCGCGTCGGCGAACTGCTCTCGCTGGTGCAACTCGCCGGTCTTGAAAACCGCCGCCCCGACCAGCTCTCCGGAGGCCAGCGCCAGCGCGTCGCGCTCGCCCGCGCGCTCGCCATCCGCCCGAAGGTGCTGCTGCTGGACGAACCCTTCGGCGCGCTCGATGCCAAGGTCCGCAAAGATCTCCGCCGCTGGCTCCGCAGCTTCCACGATGAGATCGGCCTCACCACCCTCTTCGTGACCCACGACCAGGAGGAAGCCCTCGAACTCGCCGACCAGGTCGTCGTCATGGCGAACTCCCGCATCGAGCAGGTGGGCGAGCCGCAGCAGATCTACGACCACCCCGAGTCGCAGTTCGTCATCCGCTTCCTCGGCAACGTCAATGCCATCCGTGACAGCCGCGATCCGGACTCCCCGCTCTACGTGCGTCCGCACGACGTCGAGGTCCTCTTCGCCGCCGAAGCCGATCCGGCCACCGACCGCCTCGCGCGCGTGCATCATCTCTTCTCCGCTGGTCCCATCGCCCGCCTGAGCCTGCGCCTGGAAGACGGCCAGTTCGTCGATGCGGAGCTTTCCCGCCAGCAGCTTGAGGAACTCGGGCTCGGCGTGGGCGATCCGGTCGCCGTGCGCATGCAGGGTGCCAGCCGCTTCGAGTGAGATTTTCAGCCGCAAAAAGGCGCAGAAGGCGCAAAAAAGCAATGAAGAGGGATTTGTCGGAAAAGCCGTGATGACTTTGTTTTCTTTCCCTCTTCCTTTTGCGCTTCTTGCGCCTTTTTGCGGCCAAACTTCTTCGTCCGCCTTGCAGCCCGGGCGATCCTGCGGCATGCCTGAGCCGCATGAGTGACGAAAGCGGCCAGTTGGAATCCCCGGAGGAATTCACCAAGATCGAATCGATCTACGTGCGCCATCGCAACGCGCTGATGGTCCGTGGACAGTTCACGCCGATCTATACGGACTACTACCTCCACCTGATGCAGCACGGGATCCGCCACAATGGCGATCTCGACCTGATGCTGAAGGACTTCATGGCGCTCATCACGCTCCACACGGTCGCCCGCCCGTGGGCCGAAACCATCGCCTGGACCGTCAATCTCCGCGCGCCACGCATCAATCTCTTCACCACCGCCAGCTCGCTGCAGGAATCGGTGGTCGGCCGCTTGTTTACCGAGGATGTGCGCGAGCCGGACCGCAATCTCTTCTACTCGCAGGTGCTCGCACCCAACCAACACGAGCCGCGCATCTCCACACTCGAGGTGGAGGGCAAGGACCCCGTCGAATGGCTGGCACAGTACTATCGCCAGTCCGAGCAACGACCGGGCCGCGCCTTCCGTCTGGAAGATGAGAACTTCGTGCTGATCGTCGCCCAGCCGGACTGTGACATGGAATGGTTCAACGCCCTCGATGACGCCGCGGTCGAAGTGATCGAAACCACCGAGGAAACCAAGCTGCTCGAAAGCCGCCGCTTCCGTTTCCACTGCGGTTGCACGCTCGACAAGATCCTGCCCGTGCTCGGCAACTGGCGCGAACGGCCGGATGAGCTCTTCGAGGGCGATGATGTCATCACCATCCAGTGCCCGCGTTGCGCGGCCCGCTATGCCATCACGCGGGACATGCTCTGAGATCCGTTCGTTCCGTTTTGAAAATCTTCCATCACTCGCGTTTCCACGATTCCGGCGCGCTGGCCGCGCTCAAACGGAACCACGGTCTGCGCGTGTCCGTGTGCATCCCCACGCTGGATGAAGCGGACACCATCGGAGTGATCGTCTCCTGCATCCGCAAAGAACTGATGGATACGCATGGCGTGGTCGATGAAGTGATCGTCATCGACTCCGGCTCCACCGATGCCACCCGTGATCTCGCCCGCGCCGCCGGAGCGGATGTGTATCTTTCCGCGGAGATCGCCCCGGAAAGCGGCACCTTCCGCGGCAAGGGTGAGAATCTTTGGAAAGCCCTCCACGTCGCGACCGGAGACCTCATCTGCTTCGTGGACGGGGACATCGCGAACTTTGATCCCCATTTCGTCACCGGTCTCGTCGGTCCATTGTTGGAAGACCCATCGCTGTGCTATGTGAAGGCCTTCTATGAACGTCCGCTCGATCATCCGCAGGGCTTCCGCCCCACCGGTGGCGGACGGGTTACGGAGATCCTCGTGCGGCCGCTGCTCTCGCTGTTCTATCCGGAGCTTACCGCGTTCCTGCAACCACTCTCGGGCGAATACGCCGCGCGCCGCGAAACCTTCCGCAGCCTCCTCTTCCCCTGCGGCTATGGCGTCGAGCTGGCGCATCTGATCGATCTTTCTCGAACGATCGGCCCCGATGCCATGGCACAGACCGATCTCGACCAGCGCCATCATCGCAACCGCAGCGATGAGGAACTCGGCCGCATGGCCTTCGGCATCCTCCAGGTGCTGTTCCGGCGGCTGGAACGCGATGGCAAGCTGACCCTCGCCAGTTCACTGCCGGAGATTCTCCAGACCTGGCACTTCGATGGTCTCAACCTCGCCGCCGAAGCCACCGCCATTCCCGAGCCGGAGAGGCCTGCTTTCGCAAAGTAGCGCGAGGCTCCCGCCTTGCGTGCTTCTGGCGGAGCTTTTGAGGAAAAAGGAACCCCATCTCCCACAGCGTTCTTCCCCTCACACAAAGCAGGAGCTTCGCGCTACTATTTCCGCCTTCCGCGGATTCTTCCCCCTCCCTCACGGTT belongs to Luteolibacter ambystomatis and includes:
- the cysW gene encoding sulfate ABC transporter permease subunit CysW, whose protein sequence is MASHKNVTTESLGVKILLIGAACTVLTFFLLMPLIAVFLEAFRQGAEVFVKALTEPAAMSAIKLTLLTAAITVPFNAVFGLAAAWLVTKFRFPGRSILVSLIDLPFAVSPVIAGLVWMLIFGSKGWFGPWLDAHDMQVVFDTPGIIIATIFVTFPFVARELIPLMETQGTDEEEAAVTLGAHGWQIFRRVTLPNIKWGLLYGILLCNARAMGEFGAVSVVSGHIRGKTNTLPLQVEVLYNEYQSSAAFACASLLALLALVTLIVKDVIERYAGHAGSKGH
- a CDS encoding ABC transporter permease, whose amino-acid sequence is MSRRRIIPGFGLSLGYTLTYLSVIILIPLVALFMKASQMGWADSVKLLKSPGIVAAAKLSFGASAIAALCSSVLGLLIAWVLVRYRFPGRKFFDAMVDLPFALPTAVAGITLSQIYSTKGWVGKYLAQGAQWVKEHHAPGGWIGGWVDTISQRGAAYSSIGVFIALFFIGLPFVVRTVQPVMEDLSKDTEEAAATLGAGRWTVFWRVIFPSILPALITGFTLAFARAVGEYGSVIFISGNLPLKTEILPSLIISQLEQFKYESAAVIAAAMLVVSFVLLFLINLLQRRLNWRTR
- a CDS encoding alginate export family protein; amino-acid sequence: MKTPDRNAAPRRSVNGRSATRSQASRLAITTLRIPRHLASAAMLTALAGVAHAGTAPAPATGASDCLLNDFKFDAEVRVRAEWTDNVRDFNDDLNAADDDGWLITRTRLGLAYQPASWLKLYAQGQDSREFFSGRPHDTLNGANGDDTFDLRQLYLQLGDLKDIPLQLTLGRQPLDFGSRRILADSNWSNYGRTFDAARVTWKVNKDWQIDAFAGHVVVIEEDQFNDSDHNADLIGLYASGKIPCGQTLDFYAIHLDSEHSTVAPVKGDFWTFGSRLFKKAGKDSPWDWELEAAFQTGHVLSGAKELDLLSFGGQATLGYTFNDAPWTPRLSVNYSYASGDDDRTDGDQHRFLPVYPSTHNMNGLLDSVGWANIHDPYVELTVTPAKDWKVGLQAHAFFRAETADFVYRANGSSTLRTPAGYNGDRFIGTEVDLYVQTNLTKNLELLSGTGALFAGDYLDSTGTDDTARTAYLQLTYKY
- a CDS encoding sulfate/molybdate ABC transporter ATP-binding protein, whose translation is MSISIRNINKTFGKYKALDNVSLEVPNGSLTALLGPSGSGKTTLLRIVAGLEFADESKNSAIHFHGEDVTNVHAGKRGVGFVFQHYALFRHMTIAENIGFGLSVLPSKQRPSSTEIRNRVGELLSLVQLAGLENRRPDQLSGGQRQRVALARALAIRPKVLLLDEPFGALDAKVRKDLRRWLRSFHDEIGLTTLFVTHDQEEALELADQVVVMANSRIEQVGEPQQIYDHPESQFVIRFLGNVNAIRDSRDPDSPLYVRPHDVEVLFAAEADPATDRLARVHHLFSAGPIARLSLRLEDGQFVDAELSRQQLEELGLGVGDPVAVRMQGASRFE
- a CDS encoding sulfate ABC transporter substrate-binding protein; translated protein: MKPLRITALLTLAAASLLATACKKSHNTAGSSGGVSLLNVSYDPTRELYVEFNAAFAKHWKEKTGQDLKVEQSHGGSGKQARAVIDGLSADVVTLALAGDIDAVAKSGALPADWEGKLPDHSSPYTSTIVFVVRKGNPKGIKNWDDLVKPGIGVITPNPKTSGGARWNYLAAWAWASKEYGGDEAKVKDYITKLFKNVPVLDSGARGSTTSFAQRGLGDVLLAWENEIALLQKEFPGQTEVVYPSLSIIAEPPVAVVEKNAAAHGTTEVATEYLKYLYTPEGQEIAAKNFYRPRDAKVADKYAKNFPALTLVNIRDDFGGWERAQKTHFADGGTFDQLYGK
- a CDS encoding glucosyl-3-phosphoglycerate synthase; this translates as MKIFHHSRFHDSGALAALKRNHGLRVSVCIPTLDEADTIGVIVSCIRKELMDTHGVVDEVIVIDSGSTDATRDLARAAGADVYLSAEIAPESGTFRGKGENLWKALHVATGDLICFVDGDIANFDPHFVTGLVGPLLEDPSLCYVKAFYERPLDHPQGFRPTGGGRVTEILVRPLLSLFYPELTAFLQPLSGEYAARRETFRSLLFPCGYGVELAHLIDLSRTIGPDAMAQTDLDQRHHRNRSDEELGRMAFGILQVLFRRLERDGKLTLASSLPEILQTWHFDGLNLAAEATAIPEPERPAFAK
- a CDS encoding disulfide bond chaperone; this encodes MSDESGQLESPEEFTKIESIYVRHRNALMVRGQFTPIYTDYYLHLMQHGIRHNGDLDLMLKDFMALITLHTVARPWAETIAWTVNLRAPRINLFTTASSLQESVVGRLFTEDVREPDRNLFYSQVLAPNQHEPRISTLEVEGKDPVEWLAQYYRQSEQRPGRAFRLEDENFVLIVAQPDCDMEWFNALDDAAVEVIETTEETKLLESRRFRFHCGCTLDKILPVLGNWRERPDELFEGDDVITIQCPRCAARYAITRDML